A window of Cohnella herbarum contains these coding sequences:
- a CDS encoding AraC family transcriptional regulator yields MRRFIPRQKYIRIFLALCILFSLVSIPFVYIISRQFSTYAMKQIDKANQVEVAHAQGNSQFIFKKMIGYGLNMYQDKSIQLWLTDNKETPEHQTDAMKAAANYMTTEPFIENIYMFNMRTKHAINQKFGISTFARFSDQSILDIVNQTRKSYLNLFNYQSNGQKKLALIIPTVPSGQQSFGYLVMLMDIHLLQQYLLKDNRSSGTRSFILDREGKLMLGSEDTEELYVELAKRSTSNTGSFAYHFKGERWSIQYAQIVPQGWTLYQIAKYDLVLADFNSFRNKMLIFAVSFVVLLMAILFWNSRRTYQPFSQLADQLEMKFGLQLKNANNEGPREEYKVIRYGIEMLADQVDKMDMSMREHKSVIKLEYLRQWIVQGKLIAPVEHYLREQTELFAGDGLHLGVIRINEYSLFEDQYNFASRKLMKYAIGNIAEEILNRKWHAQSVDLGGDHLALLLSGSNVQMSKLVEMLEDVAKQIQDWTRIRVTIAVSGDHSYGDDLRSIYKHIHELTMLKFISGEDKIYLEQDFEAYMERIQPLPDAELLDELIKRVRMGKTEEVAVSMDQLFGHMQTMHYADSKFQVSLILYTLFKTFNKLPSVESVEGIESILERYDTLSGIKGWLEQELLEIIGDLSNKKGSSRREEIVTEIVEYVKTHLNDPLLTIDEISEHVSLSTRYIRQLFKEVFETTLSDYIMEERINRVKGLLDTTDWTVTDIGERSGFQTKSHFFTTFKKATGMTPSQFRDKK; encoded by the coding sequence ATGAGGCGGTTCATTCCCAGGCAGAAGTATATTCGTATTTTTCTAGCGCTGTGCATACTCTTTTCCCTGGTATCGATTCCTTTCGTCTATATCATATCCCGGCAATTTTCTACGTACGCGATGAAACAGATCGATAAGGCTAATCAAGTCGAAGTCGCCCATGCGCAAGGAAATTCGCAGTTCATTTTCAAGAAGATGATCGGGTACGGGTTGAATATGTATCAAGACAAGAGCATCCAGCTCTGGCTGACGGATAACAAGGAAACGCCGGAGCATCAGACGGATGCGATGAAAGCTGCCGCCAACTATATGACGACGGAGCCTTTCATCGAGAACATCTACATGTTCAATATGCGTACGAAACATGCGATTAACCAGAAGTTCGGCATCTCGACGTTTGCTCGGTTTTCGGATCAGTCGATACTGGACATCGTGAATCAAACTAGGAAATCTTATTTGAATCTCTTTAATTATCAATCGAACGGGCAGAAAAAGCTTGCTTTGATCATACCGACCGTGCCTTCCGGACAGCAATCGTTCGGGTACTTGGTCATGCTCATGGATATTCATCTGCTGCAACAATATTTGCTTAAAGACAATCGGTCCTCCGGGACTAGATCCTTCATTCTCGATCGCGAGGGTAAGCTTATGCTTGGCTCGGAAGATACGGAAGAGCTATATGTCGAGCTTGCCAAACGATCGACCAGCAATACCGGAAGCTTCGCTTATCATTTCAAGGGCGAGCGATGGTCGATTCAATACGCGCAGATCGTGCCGCAAGGATGGACGTTGTACCAGATCGCCAAATACGACCTGGTTCTCGCCGATTTCAATTCGTTCCGGAATAAAATGCTTATTTTCGCCGTTTCCTTCGTCGTCCTTCTGATGGCTATCCTGTTCTGGAATTCCCGTCGTACCTACCAGCCGTTCTCCCAGCTGGCGGATCAATTGGAGATGAAGTTCGGATTGCAATTGAAGAACGCGAACAATGAAGGTCCGAGGGAAGAATACAAAGTGATCCGGTACGGCATCGAGATGTTGGCGGATCAGGTGGATAAGATGGATATGTCCATGAGGGAACATAAGAGCGTCATCAAGCTCGAATACTTAAGGCAATGGATCGTCCAAGGAAAGCTCATAGCCCCGGTCGAACATTATCTCCGAGAGCAGACGGAGTTGTTCGCCGGCGACGGGTTACATCTTGGCGTCATTCGTATCAACGAATACAGTCTATTCGAAGATCAATATAACTTCGCCTCTAGGAAGCTCATGAAATACGCAATTGGCAATATCGCCGAAGAGATTTTGAATCGGAAATGGCATGCGCAATCCGTCGATCTGGGCGGCGATCATCTGGCTCTTCTCTTATCGGGCTCGAACGTACAGATGAGCAAACTAGTGGAAATGCTGGAGGACGTAGCCAAGCAGATCCAAGATTGGACCCGTATTCGCGTGACGATCGCGGTAAGCGGCGACCATTCGTATGGCGACGATCTACGCAGCATATACAAGCATATTCACGAGTTGACGATGTTGAAGTTCATTTCCGGGGAGGACAAGATTTACCTGGAGCAAGATTTCGAAGCCTATATGGAACGGATTCAGCCATTGCCCGACGCCGAGCTGTTGGATGAACTGATCAAGAGAGTCAGAATGGGGAAAACGGAGGAAGTCGCGGTAAGCATGGATCAGTTGTTCGGGCATATGCAGACGATGCATTACGCGGATAGCAAGTTCCAGGTGTCCCTGATCTTATATACTTTGTTCAAAACCTTCAATAAATTGCCGTCCGTGGAGTCGGTCGAAGGTATCGAGAGTATATTGGAAAGGTACGATACCTTAAGCGGTATCAAGGGGTGGCTCGAGCAAGAGTTACTTGAGATCATAGGCGACTTAAGCAATAAGAAAGGGTCCAGCCGCCGCGAAGAGATCGTAACGGAAATCGTGGAATACGTGAAAACCCACTTGAACGATCCATTGCTGACGATAGACGAAATATCGGAGCATGTTTCCTTATCCACCCGATATATTCGTCAGCTATTCAAGGAAGTATTCGAGACGACGCTGTCCGATTATATCATGGAAGAGCGAATCAATCGGGTGAAGGGATTGCTGGATACGACGGATTGGACGGTAACGGATATCGGCGAACGGTCGGGTTTCCAGACGAAAAGTCATTTTTTTACGACGTTCAAGAAAGCGACGGGAATGACGCCGAGTCAGTTCCGGGACAAGAAATAA